Sequence from the Trueperaceae bacterium genome:
GCCCCCCGCGGTGCGGGCCGACGTTTCGAGGGCCGAACCGGCGTGGGTTCGGCCTGTTCTCTTCTACCTATTGAGGCCGCTCAGTCGCTGCTCTTAACGACCGTCGAAGCGCTGTCACTGGCCGTCTTGCTGCCCTCCGAAGCAGACTTCGATTCGACCTTGCTTTCGCCCTGCGAGGTCGAGTCGCTCTTGGTGCTGCTCCCGCTGGAGCCGCTCCGCGAGTCGGTCACATAGAATCCGCTTCCCTTGAAGGCTATCCCGACCGGCTGGATGAGCCGTTTGATCGGATCGCCCGATTCCGGATGCTCGGTCAGAGCTGGCTCCGTGATCCTCTGTTCAACCTCGAACTTCTCACCCGTCCTGAGGTTCTTGTAGACATAAACCGGCATGGCATCCTCCACAGCAA
This genomic interval carries:
- a CDS encoding FmdB family transcriptional regulator; translated protein: MPVYVYKNLRTGEKFEVEQRITEPALTEHPESGDPIKRLIQPVGIAFKGSGFYVTDSRSGSSGSSTKSDSTSQGESKVESKSASEGSKTASDSASTVVKSSD